Proteins encoded by one window of Vitis vinifera cultivar Pinot Noir 40024 chromosome 10, ASM3070453v1:
- the LOC100245607 gene encoding berberine bridge enzyme-like 21 → MRTASSASVFGLVFLLGFLFFSSSSSSCEASDSVYDTFIQCLASHSDPSPPASSIVYNQSNSSYTTVLQSYIRNRRFNTSSTPKPLIIVTPLVESHVQAAILCSKNVGMEMKIRSGGHDYDGLSYISDIPFFILDLFNLRAIDVNIGDETAWVQAGATLGELYYRIWEKSKLHGFPAGVGQTVGAGGHISGGGYGTMLRKYGLSIDQLVDAKIVDVNGRILDRKAMGEDLFWAIRGGGGSSFGVILAYKIKLVAVPETVTVFRVQRTLDQNATDLVYKWQLVADKIDNDLFIRVLLQPVTVNKNRTIRASFVSLFLGDAARLLSVMDKDFPALGLKKEDCMEMSWIESVLYWANFDNGTSPDALLNRTSDSVNFLKRKSDYVQTPISKDGLEWMWKKMIEIGKTGLVFNPYGGRMSEIPSSETAFPHRAGNIYKIQYSVNWSEEGEEADKEYMTQIRRLYSYMTPFVSKSPRGSFLNYRDVDIGVTKTWSYDEGKVYGAKYFMNNFDRLVKVKTAVDPTNFFRNEQSIPPLK, encoded by the coding sequence ATGAGGACAGCAAGCTCTGCCTCTGTTTTTGGGCTTGTGTTCCTCCTTGgttttctgtttttctcttcATCGTCGTCATCATGCGAAGCCTCAGATTCAGTCTATGACACCTTTATTCAGTGCCTAGCCAGCCATTCAGATCCATCTCCACCGGCTTCATCAATAGTTTATAATCAGTCCAATTCTTCCTACACAACAGTCCTTCAATCTTATATCAGAAACCGAAGGTTCAACACATCTTCCACGCCCAAACCCCTCATCATTGTGACCCCCTTGGTTGAATCCCATGTCCAGGCTGCCATTCTTTGCTCCAAAAACGTCGGCATGGAGATGAAAATCCGCAGCGGCGGCCACGACTATGATGGGCTTTCGTATATCTCGGATATCCCCTTTTTCATCCTCGACTTGTTCAATCTCCGGGCCATCGACGTTAACATAGGCGATGAGACTGCTTGGGTGCAGGCAGGTGCCACTCTTGGAGAGCTTTATTATAGAATTTGGGAGAAGAGCAAACTACATGGATTTCCAGCTGGGGTTGGCCAAACTGTGGGTGCTGGAGGCCACATAAGTGGGGGAGGGTATGGCACTATGTTGCGAAAATATGGACTGTCCATTGATCAGCTTGTGGACGCAAAAATTGTGGATGTGAATGGCAGAATTCTGGATAGGAAGGCCATGGGAGAGGACCTCTTCTGGGCCATTAGAGGAGGTGGTGGATCCAGCTTTGGGGTCATACTTGCATACAAAATCAAGCTCGTTGCTGTCCCCGAGACTGTCACAGTTTTCAGGGTACAGAGGACTTTGGACCAAAATGCCACCGACCTTGTGTACAAATGGCAACTCGTTGCCGATAAGATCGACAATGATCTGTTCATCAGGGTTCTCCTGCAACCCGTGACCGTGAACAAGAACAGAACTATCAGAGCATCGTTTGTTTCGCTGTTTCTCGGGGACGCTGCTCGGCTCTTGTCTGTCATGGACAAGGATTTTCCTGCACTGGGGCTGAAGAAAGAGGACTGCATGGAAATGAGCTGGATTGAGTCAGTTCTGTACTGGGCTAATTTCGATAATGGAACATCGCCTGATGCTCTGCTGAACAGGACTTCGGATTCAGTGAACTTCTTGAAGAGGAAGTCGGATTATGTGCAGACACCAATCTCGAAGGATGGACTGGAATGGATGTGGAAGAAGATGATTGAGATAGGCAAAACAGGGCTGGTGTTCAACCCATATGGAGGGCGAATGAGCGAAATTCCCAGCTCAGAAACGGCCTTCCCCCACAGAGCTGGGAACATATACAAGATCCAGTACTCAGTGAACTGGAGCGAAGAAGGTGAAGAAGCAGACAAAGAGTACATGACCCAGATAAGAAGGCTCTACAGTTACATGACCCCATTCGTCTCCAAGTCCCCAAGAGGTTCATTTCTCAATTACAGAGACGTTGACATTGGGGTCACTAAGACCTGGTCCTACGATGAAGGCAAAGTTTACGGTGCCAAGTACTTCATGAACAATTTTGATAGATTGGTGAAGGTGAAGACTGCAGTGGATCCGACTAATTTTTTCAGGAATGAGCAGAGCATCCCACCTCTCAAATAG